One Caretta caretta isolate rCarCar2 chromosome 6, rCarCar1.hap1, whole genome shotgun sequence genomic region harbors:
- the BICDL2 gene encoding BICD family-like cargo adapter 2, whose protein sequence is MSAPSLYPEEEARGAPFLPTPPALGEEFYPFATERRGGPGPGAGGDPDTDDPGVLLQRKEQDLLLAAELGKMLLDQNEELRGRCQALARDHAAALERLEQEKYELRRRLASGVAEWQTRGAELEGDLAALRAQLGHQRLEQQDTSRESSHVAQELSEQNQRLAEQLSQASQLEQQLQDELMALRVENRTLGMSSAEHAAQTQSLQAENLMLQERKQKLECQARQRREETEAVQGLVETLHENLLLLRREVHEKELQAQQLRAEAEELRVSNRWLQRRVREMTDEIRLHDSDASVASLQSEIEQSSEGSPEQNGGPAKPLARTVSEAAPGGPKTPARGSEEEGEYAKRVLALTQLDQDLLRQKEVEIQKLHDQLTLQHVELCGLQEELASQRRLFQESDRDETLKLAVADRDEAIIKKGQMELELAQVSLERDSMSQQLLAAIRQKMALSQELEGWQDDMEFIIKQQLKLQRQQEGIPVSPPAPSRTPEQAKTSPFFRRGNSAPNGTSFLSLFKKS, encoded by the exons aTGTCAGCCCCCTCGCTGTACCCCGAGGAGGAGGCGCGGGGCGCCCCCTTCCTGCCGACGCCCCCCGCGCTGGGCGAGGAGTTCTACCCCTTCGCCACGGAGCGGCGGGGGGGCCCCgggccgggggccgggggggacccCGACACCGACGACCCCGGGGTGCTGCTGCAGCGCAAGGAgcaggacctgctgctggccgccgAGCTGGGCAAGATGCTGCTGGACCAGAACGAGGAGCTGCGGGGGCGCTGCCAGGCGCTGGCCCGGGACCACGCGGCCGCCCTGGAG aggctggagcaggagaagTATGAGCTCCGCCGGCGGCTGGCGTCGGGGGTGGCCGAGTGGCAGACGCGGGGGGCGGAGCTGGAGGGGGACCTGGCGGCCCTACGAGCCCAGCTGGGCCACCAGCGGCTGGAGCAGCAGGACACCAGCCGGGAGAGCTCCCACGTCGCGCAGGAGCTGTCGGAGCAGAACCAGCGCCTAGCCGAGCAGCTGAGCCAG gcctcacagctggagcagcagctgcaggacgAGCTGATGGCCTTGCGGGTTGAGAATCGCACCCTGGGGATGAGCAGCGCCGAGCACGCGGCCCAGACCCAGAGCCTGCAGGCCGAG AACCTGATGCTGCAGGAGCGGAAGCAGAAGCTGGAGTGTCAGGCCCGGCAGCGGCGGGAGGAGACCGAGGCCGTGCAGGGGCTGGTGGAGACGCTGCACGAAAACCTCCTGCTCCTGCGCCGGGAGGTGCACGAGAAGGAGCTTCAG GCCCAGCAGCTCCGGGCCGAGGCAGAGGAGCTCCGAGTCTCCAACAGGTGGCTCCAGCGCCGGGTGAGGGAGATGACGGATGAGATTCGTCTCCACGACTCGGATGCCTCGGTCGCCTCCCTGCAGTCGGAGATCGAGCAGAGCAGCGAGGGGAGCCCGGAGCAGAATGGGGGGCCTGCTAAG CCCCTGGCCAGGACCGTATCCGAGGCTGCCCCTGGGGGTCCGAAGACCCCAGCCCGGGGGTCGGAAGAGGAGGGTGAATATGCTAAAAGGGTCTTGGCTCTGACCCAACTGGATCAAGACCTGCTGAGACAGAAGGAGGTAGAGATACAAAAACTCCATGACCAG ctgACCCTGCAGCACGTGGAGCTTTGCGGCCTGCAGGAGGAGCTGGCGAGCCAGAGACGCCTCTTCCAGGAGAGTGACCGGGACGAGACCCTCAAACTGGCCGTGGCTGATCGGGATGAAGCCATAATAAA gAAGGGCCAGatggagctggagctggcccaggTCTCTCTGGAGCGGGACTCCATGAGCCAACAGCTGCTCGCCGCCATCCGCCAGAAGATGGCGCTGTCCCAGGAGCTGGAGGGCTGGCAG GACGACATGGAGTTCATTATCAAGCAGCAGCTGAAGCTCCAGCGGCAGCAAGAAGGGATCCCCgtgtcccccccagctccctccaggACCCCAGAGCAGGCCAAGACCTCGCCTTTCTTTCGGCGCGGGAACAGCGCCCCCAATGGCACCAGCTTCCTATCGCTCTTCAAAAAAAGCTGA